tgctgtaattattagtttgtaaaataaagcttttcttaacccaactattcattacattttatatttaaaagataccattcttacctaatagtttgacaaaaaagctttagcttaaaagaaagcattaatgataatgtttgttgttttttacttttattgagttaacttgtgttaacaacatcgaaacaagaattttttaaggcttactaggttaatttttttaggcataacatcaacatagtgagaactgcaatatctttagggcaaacataattatgcagagtttcagtaggaaagcatcttctgtgtgacctacatttagtacagccaccaatatagctagctgcaaaagcctactcttcaagtttctggccaatctcctaagcgttctaaaacaacatgatggagcacactttttagtcagtattgttttaaagctggtttgatatcttgggaaagtctgtaaaatgagtagtgttcaacattctcctaatttttaactattctaacaggttaataactggtttctttgcaggtagagcagcatatttaccagtggaggcaaagtggtctagattgcctaaccttcaaacaacaagttgatgttcaatttccaaaaaggcatccagtgactggaatgacatccaaccttaaagttctttctgtagctgggcgtgtctacaatcagcaaagttctcttgcgaatcgcttctaagatctctagctaaaatcatattttaaacgttgtgcagagccattagttacagctaccacaacttcacacagtatactcgaggtgccaggagatggtcacacaatttgcaagacaattatagagctcagtgttttgaagctctacagctttatttgacagaaataaaatagtccacttttgttgataaatgttttatggtattcttgtgaatgctttgatttttaatctcatggtaatgtaacagctgtttggcctgcttttgataggctgctccatttgcactaaagacttttagatttatacaaactcattgtgttttaagaatattttatttgtcaccgttGCACTCACTTGTGCAATTTGCTTGACgtacttatattgagctttcctttttctgtaaactcaactccttgacggggttgcttaaatagtcaatttttttccttttgagtaagtttgggctttttttaaagaaaaatgctgaccaatgttgataaatgcgagttacatatacatgcatgcaatctgcacagtgtgttcaatgttactgcatggtttcatcgaaagctcttatctgaaaccttttataatccaaagggccccacatatgatatatttcccagttttgcctcagtagcaatgaattgactaaatcaaattgtataagtaataaatgtggccacaggtatgcaaatctcccatgtttgacatttatgttttaaaaattgggtgtctctgactctaccaggcatatttggcagcatgaatatatgcactgttttaattaatatatgttttaaaggttttctatttgacaactaggatggtttcaataccaattacttgatgtcaataccatccTAGCGTTTATTGCAACTTAgtacaactttttttaaatggacaaagtgcttgttttttgccatgcatgcctactaacaagctattaagggaaagcataagttttcaattttatgaataatacgtatgataaactttagatcaaagcacacacagatgtgcCTGCAAATCGGTTTTCTTAGGTTCTGTTGGCAAAATTCCTGAAATGGGGTTTCAGGGATTAGTTTgcctttttaaccaattgatagaaaattaaatgatgcaataaaggttcattacaagtaaaaagaaccaaactaaatatcatagttagctaaatttattttaaaagaagaagtagagcttggaactaggactatctaattcaagatataaaaacataataggaggccctgaatttaatgagaagataacttctcttgcaaaagagaagacaactcataattttgtataaaaattttcaaattttacgctaatgggaggtcctccatttcaaactacagagcctcctaacctgcaaaattttccaaaatgttgaactctccggcaaaatttatgcaaaatgcaaaatagatacgtatgcgatcagcatgacgagtagagttgtttaagcatgtttctagcgaagcctcctatcagaagcctcctattatccgaaagccctatatcgtggatatattttccaaagtggcctcctattcaatctaatttgactatatatatatgtatatatatatatgtatatatatatctatatgtatatatatatgtatatatatgtatatatatatgtatatatatatatatatataactggggggctgtatatagCAACCATAGCATACcaggtcatagcaaccaatatcaaggggttgtgatatttatcgaGATTTCTGTAttaatatctaaaaaattatgctgacttcaaaaatctaaacagattttagctgattgtcatagaaatagatgtgtaTCTATAGGAaagtgtaggcctattacttaattttgcacatattaaaaacggcttggcagtaccgcaaaATTGGGCACAGCTgtagtaccatcaacaaataCTTTAGAAAagaaataacagtaacatattgcacaccatcggtcactatacactttgatcttgtaaatttgaatgattattctttaactaaatcttataaaatcgaataattattcttacaattaaatattgtaataatcttataagaatcgttagaaaaatatcgtcgtcatttcctttactttcactgctttggacatcagttggaataccacaGTACTTATTATAAGTGTTAATAGTCCGATCAGTTGGGTTAGTTTgaagatattgcggtaacctttcaaagacttggtgacatatttaaataggtttatatgtgttttgtatcattattatacttattattaataattataattattataatggTAGAACCggcaaaaagaaacaattacttttcagtacttctacgttaattatatattgtatagttATAAATCgttaaaatagaaaaagaatcgttaaaaaaatatcatcgccatttcctttactttcactgttttgaacatcagttggaataccaaagtattcattataagtgtccaaaatgttagagtccagtagaatcggcaaaaaaaaacaattacttttcagtacttcaacgttaattacagaaaccttcggcaaatGGACAATgtgatagactggtgaaatgtgcacgtttttttgtgtgaaatgcacacgacttaatagttctactctttGTTGCACCGCCTTATCGGCCTTTTGTTGGccggttttaattttgattaaaacaggcttggcaagtttttattttgattttaggccaaattaatctgtctatttatgtataatccgatcagatgggttagttttaagatattgcggtaaccttttaAAGAATTGGTAACatgattaaatatgtttatatgtgttttgtatcattattatacttaaacgactctacacaaaaatggttaaatttgttgaagagatttcggtacaagggtttggtcacggtcaataacggataatttttcgggagttgtgcgcacatatacatttatcataaatcttctaaacaatcgctttgctcgtgtttggtcgtgggataaaaatTAAGAGTGTTTTACTACTCAGCAAGATGTTGCAGGAGTTCAATTCTAAGGAATTTATTATGTGAccttgtatataatataccatGTTGCAATATGCTATTCCTTTGCAGTATTTGACATTctgcaaaatttatttctacTTAATTTTGAGTACTGGTTCTATCAAACTTGTTTAAGGAATATAGAAACGGCTCATGCAGAATTTAGCAATTTTAGTTGCACTGGAAATTTAACTGAAAGctcaatttttatcaaaaaactcaaattttgTAAGTACATGCTTACATGAAATAGCGATAAAGTGCCTAGTAGGCAGCAATCAAACATGCCATCGCACATGTAAGATTTCTGATAAGCCATCACTTTAAATAAACTATTGGTCGCCACAGCCATTAGGACATCATCCTGACTTGGACTACCGACAGGTTGCCAGCACTGGACCCTCTTATATTTGGCTACTACTGAACAACTGTCTCTGCAGTCGTTACAAATTTTGACAATCTTCAACAGTTTCTCAAGCGAGTCAAAGATATCTACTTTTCGGAAGAGAAAGTAGCAACTCCACAGATTCACGCTCGCTAACAAAACGTTTAAGACATTTTAAATCACATGACAGATCCTTTTTATAGTCTCACTTTCAGTTATGACTTTTCCAGACTTTTACACATGTAGATATGACTATTCTCTATACATGATATAGAACTATGTATAGTTAAATCAATGTTATTTTGAagacacaattttgtttatgcTGTCACCTGTTCCTTTGTAATATTGATTATCTATCAATGGAAAGACTTTGTTACTTTTAGTAAGCAATAATGTAGccaacaaaacaattttatttatgtgaAATTCGAGATATATGAAAGAGGGTAGCTGCTATTCATTACTAATGTCTTTGTGCAGGATGCAGAGTATGTCGCAAACAGAATTTCCTTGTTTTACCTAGATTATTGTCATGGTTACGACTATTTAGTTATAATCCTATGAGGATATAGATGATTCAACACTAAAATATCAAGTAGATGTTTCTTCGTGCAGCCAGTTTTGTTATTAATGCTTGTTTGATGCAGCCAAGTATACAATATTTCTAACCCACATTCAAGTCACTTATTGGTAATTTGCGGTTTGCTAAGTCGCTGTAGAGATTTAAAAGAAGAGTTCAAGTCATACAAAAAATGATATAACTATAGTTAAAGGAAATAGAGGGCACTTTTTTAATAGCTTAGCAAATATCTACGAAATCTATAAATTGGTACAAGCAATGTTCATAATTGACCTCCATGTTTAGAAGAATTTTACAACTTACCTTAGTTATAACTGGCCATAGTTATGACATGTATAGTTATAATCTGCCATATTTATAATTTACCATAGTCATAACTTCCTATACATAACTTTCTTGGTTATAACTTGACCTAGTTATAACTGGTCATAGTCATAACTTGTCATAGTTGTAACTTGACCTAGTTATATCTTGTCATAGTTATAACTTTCCGTGGTTGTAACTTAACCCAATATATAATTACTTAATACAGGGGAGTCTTAAAAACAAGTTGGTATATATTTTGAAGACAGCATGTGCAGGCATTGCATCATTCTATAGCTCCTCAAATAGAATATTTCTTCTACAGAGTTTCTACTACACTCATAAAATCTAACATTTTTCGGTAAATGCAGATAGGGTTTGCAATCGAACAGCTAGAGCATACAGAAAAGAGGCTGACAGACAACGCACAAAATACCACCATTCCCAGCTGGTCAAAGATACTTCtctatttactataaattaaATCAcactattattttaaaataaattgtagTCTGTTAAAGGGATTAATGTTTTGGCTCTCAATTGTTCAAAGTCAAAAAGTTCTCCAGTTTACGGAATACCTTTGAGATGGAATTAATACTGTTCGCATCTCAGCGCTGGTAATAAGGGCTTATACGCCACCAAAAGTCTTTTAATCTGTCCTTTTATTGGTGCTGGATGGGTTACGGTTGACAGGTTCGCTGTGTTCTATGGCATATAAATACTGCAGTGTATTTGTATCGCGCATTGTATTAGTAAAGTAAAAATCAGAGAAGACATGCAATTGTATTTAGTTTATGCTGTTTTAGCACTTTGGACTCTACTGGTGACGGCTACCAAGTAAGTCTACCAATCTTCATACTTTCATTACAATTAACAAAGTACCCAGTCTGGTagtaaattataattttaatctaCCTTCTATCTTtcttttctatatataaacctcagtgtgtgtttgtctgtctttgtctgtccagttataactGTAGTTTTAACAACGAAAAATCAccttcatgctggatttgaactcgtgtgAGTTATTCAAATCGCAAGTCTTCTAACAACCGCACTCacccacaaggctaagccattatTTTCATTCTCATCGTTCtcactgtatactgtatatccttttcgcaaatgcacatgctaaatgtgcacttcttattattaattaatattaccttttgcgtttgttatttttttgaaatttttttgaaagcTAATTTTTTACTCATcagctattttttaatttttagttacACTTCTCTTTCCGGCTTTGGCTAAGGTTCAATCGCTAAATCTGTAAAGGCTAAATCATTTTCCCTTGGACAGTTGTATTATCTGGTGTAAGAATTGCCTCCACATTCTCCCttcgtttggtcagacaaagtatcagacaaagacagtccaatatctcatttttacatttgtaccagtatagagaggtaccagtatcgctcatcaaaactttgaactcATCGAGcgtctgctgcaacagtaaccttttttatacacacatttcatgtagtcattgttattattaattcaacaaattcattatttttactttgttttcacagtttgtattaattgtatcagtgtcaaatcatttttcattgtaatcattgtagcaaaacagactatctagccattattggctaattatttcacatttaaacaccttcaaaaaaattttttattttatttgaacggcactaaacacttttctcaggatatgaagtttaaaagttagatagGTAAATTTTGCATGCCctgaacaaaaattatttttgggCAAAGATTTTTTTACTACCTGGGCAACAACGGGTATTTATCTAGTGCTTGCTTTATAACATAAAGGTTATTGTATGTACCATTGCTTCAACTCCATTGGTGACGGCTACCAAGTAAGTCTACTGATTATCTTATATTTTCATCAGGGTTAGCATAGCACCCTGTCTGATCGTAACTTACAGTATGTTTGTTAAAGGTTATTATATGTACCATTGCTTTAACTACATGATATGATTGGTTTGCAGTGAGCCTGGTTACTTGATCTCTGCACCAAACCGATTCATACAAAACCGGCCAGAAACTGTATGCATTGATCTCTACAATGTCGCAGATGTGACACAAATTCAGATTTCTTTACGGACTGTGTGGATAGGCAGGTCGTGGCGACCCCTTCCAGAAGGAACCCAGAATTTGACAGTTGACACGGCTACCACCACAATACAACCAGGAGGTTCGCTTACACCACTTTTGCATAAAATCATCTATTATTAACTTATGGAGATGAAAAATTGACTATGTTATTGCTTTACCTTTTCTAGATAAAACTAAATGCTTATCGCTGATGCTGCCAGAATTTGAATCGGAATCGCGGCCAGAATACGTTATTATTGAAGTTAGCGGTCTACCAGCAACAGGAAACCCAGCTGGTTATTATTTCCGTGATTCCATGAAAATTGCCATTATCAGTAGATGGTACAACACAGATATTACCTTCATTCAGACTGATAAACCCATCTATAAGCCAGGACAACTAGGTAAGTACAGTAGAAAAAAACCATGGTAGTGGTAAGTCTCTTGGAAATCTGCTGTATAAACGATTGAAGTTTAGCTCTTGCTGGTCTAATTTGTGTTTACTTCTTGTTGTTACGCATCAACAGAGAATTGTTTTGCCATCTCATAGCTGCAACCAGCTAGAACTTATGGGTTGATTTAAGTGTGTGTTTTGTAGTCCGAATCAGAATTCTGACACTAGATACCAGGTTGAGACCCTCCAACGATATGGTAAGCAATATTTGATGGTTACAGATTAACTCTAAGATATAGCCTGTGATTTTTGTATGTAGGTTATGCTATCTGGTCTTTAGGTCATTTGTAGGAGGTCCTCATGGTACAAAGTTTTGTAAGATATTTCCCTGAGATCCATTCAGCTAGTGATTTATCTTTGCTAAGTTTTGTTAAAAAGCAGCCAACTTTAAGGAGATATCTGAGACTAATCTTTGGTATCAAactacagtaggcgctcctacaatataaataatccgttccaagaatGTTTAGTTTTGAGGAAATTTACGT
Above is a window of Watersipora subatra chromosome 3, tzWatSuba1.1, whole genome shotgun sequence DNA encoding:
- the LOC137391930 gene encoding murinoglobulin-2-like codes for the protein MQLYLVYAVLALWTLLVTATNEPGYLISAPNRFIQNRPETVCIDLYNVADVTQIQISLRTVWIGRSWRPLPEGTQNLTVDTATTTIQPGDKTKCLSLMLPEFESESRPEYVIIEVSGLPATGNPAGYYFRDSMKIAIISRWYNTDITFIQTDKPIYKPGQLVRIRILTLDTRLRPSNDMVSNI